A genomic region of Desulfobulbaceae bacterium DB1 contains the following coding sequences:
- a CDS encoding histone deacetylase, whose protein sequence is MRKTAIMKNDLFLEHQPGNDHVESPERLRVIYEQLEKPGIRDNFQFPDFQAADHDIIGLNHSDEHIARVAATAGKRFDLLDPDTTTSPKSYDAACLAVGAVVEGTRLVAAGEVDNCFALVRPPGHHAEKGYGKGFCLFNNVAIAARYAIRNLAMKRVLIVDWDLHHGNGTQHSFYTTDEVLYFSTHQYPYYPGTGSLLETGEGKGEGYTVNVPLPGGQGDEEFAQIFNTLLVPLARAYQPEMILVSAGFDIYKADPLGTMKVTIDGFAYMARVLLDLADELCRGRLLVTLEGGYNVAGQRDGVLAVLAEMTGKRFLGDEKFRLLRRTTAPVPSLENAQKIAKTFWTL, encoded by the coding sequence ATGCGAAAAACCGCGATCATGAAAAACGACCTTTTTTTGGAGCATCAACCGGGCAATGACCATGTTGAGTCACCGGAAAGGTTGCGCGTTATCTATGAACAGCTCGAAAAACCAGGCATCAGAGACAATTTCCAGTTTCCTGATTTTCAGGCGGCTGATCATGACATCATCGGCCTCAACCACAGCGATGAGCATATTGCCAGGGTAGCGGCAACGGCCGGCAAACGATTTGACCTGCTTGATCCGGACACCACCACCTCGCCTAAATCCTATGATGCGGCCTGCCTGGCAGTCGGGGCGGTGGTTGAAGGGACGCGGCTGGTTGCGGCCGGTGAGGTGGACAATTGTTTCGCCCTGGTCCGTCCACCGGGGCATCATGCGGAAAAGGGATACGGCAAGGGCTTCTGCCTTTTTAATAATGTGGCGATTGCCGCCCGCTATGCCATCCGGAATCTGGCGATGAAGCGGGTGCTGATCGTCGACTGGGACCTGCATCACGGGAACGGGACCCAGCACAGCTTTTACACTACGGACGAGGTTCTTTATTTTTCCACCCACCAGTATCCCTATTACCCGGGAACAGGCTCCCTGCTGGAAACGGGCGAAGGGAAGGGGGAAGGGTATACCGTCAATGTGCCGTTGCCCGGCGGCCAGGGTGATGAAGAGTTCGCTCAAATCTTCAATACGCTGCTTGTCCCTTTGGCCCGGGCCTATCAGCCGGAAATGATACTGGTCTCCGCCGGATTTGATATCTACAAGGCCGATCCGCTGGGCACCATGAAGGTGACGATTGACGGTTTTGCCTATATGGCCCGTGTCCTGCTGGATTTGGCGGATGAACTCTGCCGCGGCAGATTGCTTGTCACCCTGGAAGGCGGCTACAATGTTGCCGGGCAGCGCGATGGGGTGCTGGCAGTGCTTGCCGAAATGACCGGCAAACGATTTCTCGGGGACGAAAAGTTCCGTTTGTTGCGTCGGACCACGGCGCCTGTTCCCTCCCTGGAGAATGCACAAAAAATTGCAAAAACCTTTTGGACCCTGTAG
- a CDS encoding 5-formyltetrahydrofolate cyclo-ligase — protein MTEERKDLRRKILGLREALDPLLREEKSRSIHEKLLTMDAVRRAALIMVYVNFRSEVATFPLFAMLRQRKIAVCAPLTMVAERRLVPYQISDPLRDLQPGYCGIPEPDPARLHPVDPAEIDVVLVPGSVFDGRGGRLGYGGGYYDRFLAAEACRATRIGLAFEAQVVEALPLLPHDQHLHYLVTEKEIRKTAE, from the coding sequence ATGACCGAAGAGCGAAAGGATTTACGCCGGAAAATACTGGGCCTGCGCGAGGCGCTTGATCCCCTGCTCAGAGAGGAAAAAAGCAGGAGTATCCATGAAAAACTGCTGACCATGGATGCTGTCCGGCGGGCTGCCTTGATCATGGTTTATGTCAATTTCCGCAGTGAGGTTGCAACGTTTCCTCTTTTTGCAATGCTCCGGCAACGAAAAATTGCGGTCTGCGCGCCCTTGACCATGGTCGCGGAGCGGCGGCTGGTACCCTATCAGATCAGTGATCCCTTGCGGGATTTGCAGCCGGGCTATTGCGGCATCCCCGAACCTGATCCGGCCAGGCTTCACCCTGTTGATCCGGCTGAGATTGACGTGGTTCTGGTGCCGGGCTCCGTTTTTGATGGCCGGGGCGGCCGGCTTGGTTACGGGGGAGGCTATTACGACCGTTTTCTGGCGGCCGAAGCGTGCCGGGCAACCCGTATCGGTCTTGCCTTTGAAGCGCAGGTGGTGGAAGCGTTGCCGCTTCTGCCCCATGACCAGCACCTGCATTATCTGGTCACGGAAAAAGAAATACGAAAAACAGCGGAATAA